The bacterium nucleotide sequence GGCCAAAGGAATCGCCGGCGTGCTGGAACGCTGGGAAGACGCGCAACGGGAAGTCCTGGACGCTCGCCCTCGACTCGAAGAACGCTTCGGCTGGGCACAGGTCGGTTTTCGCACCGAGAAGGTCTACGAGCAGGTACTGCGCGAATTCCACGACACGCCGCAGCCTCCGATCGACGCAAACGCCGAGGCCGCATGAGAGTCGTCGACCTGGACAGGGACATGTCCGATGTGATTCCGACCGGCACTTCGCGCGACGCAGAGTTCCTGTTCGAGCGCATGACTCGGGAAACGCTCGCCGCCGTTCGCGCGCGGGGCGCGGTCCAGATCGTGGACTCGGCGGCCGGACTCGGACAGGACGACCGCGCTCTTGCAAGCGAAGGGGCCTGGGCGATCTGCGCAGAGCCGTCGCGCCGAATGACGGAACTCGGCCGACTGATCGAAGCGAAGGAAAACGTAGATCTGAAAGGAAGCGTGCACTGGGTGCGCGCCTGGTCAGAGCATCTCCCCTTCCGCGACGACAGCCTGGACGCGGCGTATTGCAAAGGAGCACTCGATCACTTCGACAATCCCGACGCCTGCATCCGCGAGATGGCGCGCGTCACGAAACCGGACGGCCGGGTCGTACTGGCCGTGGCGAACTTCGGCTCCCTGGGTTGCAGGGTGCAGAAGTTCTTCGACCGTTTCCCCGAGCGACTTCCAGGCGGTCGCCGACCGTATCACGTTCCCTCGGATCATTTCACACGCTACGACCTGCGCCTCCTGCGCCGGCAGATCGAAGAGCACATCGAGATCGAAGAATGGCTCGGGATCTCTTTACTCTGGGGCGTTCAGCCCTGGGCGAACCTGCTCGGGCGCCTTTCCGAGAACGGTGCCCGACGCCTGCTCGAATGGGGCGACCGGATTGCGAGGCGCTTCCCCCGGCTGTCCGACGTGCTCATCGTCTCCGGCAGACCTACGAGTCGTTGAGGTTGTGATGGACGAGTTTGCGGTACAGCGTACTGCGACCAATTCCCAGTAGTTGCGCTGCGCGTTTCACGTCACCGTCAACGCGCTTCAGGGCGTCGATCAAACAG carries:
- a CDS encoding class I SAM-dependent methyltransferase, whose amino-acid sequence is MRVVDLDRDMSDVIPTGTSRDAEFLFERMTRETLAAVRARGAVQIVDSAAGLGQDDRALASEGAWAICAEPSRRMTELGRLIEAKENVDLKGSVHWVRAWSEHLPFRDDSLDAAYCKGALDHFDNPDACIREMARVTKPDGRVVLAVANFGSLGCRVQKFFDRFPERLPGGRRPYHVPSDHFTRYDLRLLRRQIEEHIEIEEWLGISLLWGVQPWANLLGRLSENGARRLLEWGDRIARRFPRLSDVLIVSGRPTSR